The sequence AAATCCAAGCTGCATAAACATCAAAATATCAGCAAAAGCAATTCCCGAAAGCGCAACAAGGAAACGTCCTTTATGACGCGAAAGTTGCAACCACCCCAAAGGAGTACGACGTTTAAGTTGTTGAATAAATCCCAGCATGACTATTTTGGATTTTCGATTTTAGATTTTGAATTAGAGAAAGTCCTGTTCATCAACCAATATTTCTCATCAATCCTCTGCGTTACTTTGCGTTTACCTCTGCGCGACTTTGCGTTAAAAATAAAATTGAAAATATTAATCCTTACAACTCAAAAATTGCCTTAACCTGCAAATTAGTCAATTTAGCAGCTTTTTTACTAGATTCTTCATCCAAACGCACCTTGACTTCTACAACCCGAGCATCAATATTGTCACTTGGATCGGCATTAATTACATTTTGACGCTGTATTTTCCAACCGATAAAATCAACTTTACCCGTCAAATCAACACCCAGAGAATTACTCGTTACCCTTACATTTTGACCTTCTTTTATCTTGCCAATATGAGCTTGATAAACTTCAGCCAACACCATCATCTGCTGAACTTTTCCTAGTTCAACAATTCCATCATTAGAAGCTGTTTCTCCACTTCTGCTATTTATTTTCAAAATCACACCATCTGTAGGTGCTTTGATTAAAGACTGCTCGAAATTGGCTTTTGCTTCTTTGTCTGCTGCTACGGCTTGTCTCAACTCGGCTTTTGCTGCTGTTACATCCACCGGACGAACTTCAGCAATTTTACTTAAGGTTCCTCGAGCAGAACTTATTTGTTCGCTACTCGCATTTTGAATTCTATTTAAAACAGCTTTTGCTTCTCGAATCTGCCTGCTTCCAGTACTTTGGGTTCGTTGCAAAGCAGCTTTTGCTTCGTTTAATTGTTGTAAAACAGTATCTACTTTTAAACGTCTGCTATCAAAATTTGATTGAGAAATTGCACCATTCTTATACAAGCTTTCATAGCGGCGAAATTCCGATTGAGCATTATTCAACTCAGCTTCCAATCTTCTAATAGTCGCTCTTTGAGTCGCCTTATCTCCTTCCCACTGCGCTTCTAATCTCGATATAGTTTCCCGTTGCGCTCTTTCTTCTCCTAAAGACTGCGCTTTAATTCTAGCAATTTCAGCTTTCTGAGCTTCAATTTCCCCAGTTTTCGCTCCAGCTTGGACTTTGGCTAAATTCGCTTGAGCGATCGCCACAGTTTCCTTCGCTTTTTCATAAGCTGCTTTTAATTTATCGCTATTACCCAAAATAGCAATTACCTGTCGGGCTTTAACTTCTTCCCCTTCCTTAACCAATAACCTATCTATTTTATTTCCTTGAGCGCCTTGTCCCGATGAAGAACCAGCAATTTTGATGATATCCCCTTCCGGCTCCAACCGACCTAATGCTGTCACCGTCTTAATTTCAGGAATAACTAAGAGCTGTTCTTTTTCTGCTTCTTTAGTTTGTAATACATGGTTGCCGATAACTTGAGATAATAGCACTCCTCCCACCAACAAACTGACGCTAGCGCCGATTATTGCAGTCCTTCGAGGCTTAACTTTTGGTAACTTAAAAAATGTACTGACCATAATAATTCCTCTCAAGATAAGTAAGAGTGAACTAAATCGTTTAATCGCTTAATACTAAACTAAACAGTACAGTTGATTTTGTCAAGGTGTTTGAATTAATATATTGAATAAGTTCGACTAATAATTGGTTAATTTTTTGCTGCTAAATGCTTACTATAAGGGAACTTAGTCTAATTCAATGAGTAAAAAAAATCTATCTTTAGGTGCATTATACGATTCTATTTTTACTAATCAAAGATGAAAAATGATAGAATCAATTCGTAATACATGGCGATTTAAGCTAATACACAAAAGTTCGCATAGGCAGCAGATAAGCAATGGTGCGCGTAGGCAATTACAAACTAATTTTTCAATATCTTAAATATGCAAGCGAGAAAAAAAGACATCAAAGCATCAGAGAATGGAAATGCGGACACTTCCCAATCGGGAGAAAAAGTTGAAGCGATTCTGCAAGGTGCGATGCAGGAATTTTTAACTCATGGTTTTGCTGGAACCACAATGGATAAAGTTACAGCAGCAGCAGGAGTTTCAAAAACTACCGTCTACAGCTATTTTCAGGATAAAGAAAAATTATTTATCGCTTTGATTGAGCGCTTAATCTCAACTTGCGGGGTTGCTTTAAATCAACCGAACCCGCAAATTTTTGAAGGTGAACCTGCGGATGTTTTAAGTAATTTTGCTAATAATTTATTAAATCAATTCAGTAAAAATATTAGTGATGTACCGGAATTTTTAGATTTAATGCGCTTGATGATTGCTGAGTCGGGAAGATTCCCCATGCTAGCGCAATACATGGTTCGTCATATAGACAATAATGTTGTTCGAGTTATAACAAACTATCTGAGTTCTCGTTCCGAACTACAGATTACCGATCCAAAAGCAACAACAAGGGTATTTTTAGGTGCTTTGGTTCATTACACCATGATTGAATATATGCTTCAAGCTGGTGATATTATGCCGATGGAGCGGGAAAGATTGATTAAATGTTTGGTTAACTTGATTGTTCCAGAACAAAAAAATGAAGAGAATAAATATGCCCGAATTAAAGAAAAATCCTCACGCCGCAAGCGTTCTAGCTCCGGTAAATTCGAGCAGGATTATCAAGAGCCGAAACAAGTGCGTTCGTTACGACTTACCGATACTGCTTGGGAAAAT comes from Rivularia sp. PCC 7116 and encodes:
- a CDS encoding HlyD family efflux transporter periplasmic adaptor subunit: MVSTFFKLPKVKPRRTAIIGASVSLLVGGVLLSQVIGNHVLQTKEAEKEQLLVIPEIKTVTALGRLEPEGDIIKIAGSSSGQGAQGNKIDRLLVKEGEEVKARQVIAILGNSDKLKAAYEKAKETVAIAQANLAKVQAGAKTGEIEAQKAEIARIKAQSLGEERAQRETISRLEAQWEGDKATQRATIRRLEAELNNAQSEFRRYESLYKNGAISQSNFDSRRLKVDTVLQQLNEAKAALQRTQSTGSRQIREAKAVLNRIQNASSEQISSARGTLSKIAEVRPVDVTAAKAELRQAVAADKEAKANFEQSLIKAPTDGVILKINSRSGETASNDGIVELGKVQQMMVLAEVYQAHIGKIKEGQNVRVTSNSLGVDLTGKVDFIGWKIQRQNVINADPSDNIDARVVEVKVRLDEESSKKAAKLTNLQVKAIFEL
- a CDS encoding TetR/AcrR family transcriptional regulator; amino-acid sequence: MQARKKDIKASENGNADTSQSGEKVEAILQGAMQEFLTHGFAGTTMDKVTAAAGVSKTTVYSYFQDKEKLFIALIERLISTCGVALNQPNPQIFEGEPADVLSNFANNLLNQFSKNISDVPEFLDLMRLMIAESGRFPMLAQYMVRHIDNNVVRVITNYLSSRSELQITDPKATTRVFLGALVHYTMIEYMLQAGDIMPMERERLIKCLVNLIVPEQKNEENKYARIKEKSSRRKRSSSGKFEQDYQEPKQVRSLRLTDTAWENLDKIARDNNLTRSELVECLARGEKFE